A part of Pieris napi chromosome 9, ilPieNapi1.2, whole genome shotgun sequence genomic DNA contains:
- the LOC125052740 gene encoding zinc finger protein 197-like, whose product MALANLLATLLNGHEYCALCFKIIINETKSELHEEVTVCENNTESSLKLLDILTLVLGDEICHKLSPNKTICKTCIRIAVNSYKFINTTKQNFTSLNKILDSLLNNIKLESYYDDQKSLFLVVDTKHYSLEKYYHKKIAPSSKLALKRIDSLIQDQHFKTDIVKNEIVENKKKQYSVKIQTQDMLYDRNDRLNLKCKKCLKIYPTISNLRNHFIRVHAPKDYECTICKRCFGSMALLQSHKDESHVTLVCSECGKTFNNRHTLKMHEISHYFKIVCKDCGRVYKSQSTYKKHYELNICKQISRASPSDAKFTCDYCNKRYTQKVTLRVHIQHEHLNYKSHECEWCKKRFWAPSRLKAHIIKHTQDKKFPCNVCGRKFVTKESLLYHTRSHTGEKPYKCDYCEQKFVSASRKAGHLKRFHADAIFQCTVCNHKYTTKICLENHMKTHTENKSCLEDNVIETKLKLPVVENLYFMSDEEPF is encoded by the exons ATGGCATTGGCAAACTTACTTGCGACATTATTAAATGGACATGAGTATTGCGCTCTGTGTTTCAAAATTATCATTAATGAGACGAAGTCAGAATTACATGAAGAGGTTACGGTTTGTGAGAATAATACAGAAAGCtccttaaaattattagatataCTAACCCTCGTCTTGGGTGATGAG ATTTGTCATAAACTATCACCAAACAAAACCATATGCAAAACTTGTATAAGAATAGCagtaaatagttataaatttatcaacaCCACGAAACAGAATTTtacatctttaaataaaattcttgaCAGTctccttaataatattaaattggaATCATACTACGATGATCAAAAGAGTTTATTTCTTGTTGTAGATACAAAACACTACAGTTTAGAAAAGTATTACCACAAAAAAATTGCTCCGTCTAGCAAATTAGCATTGAAAAGAATTGACTCCTTAATTCAAgatcaacattttaaaacagaTATAGTGAAAAATGAAATAGTAGAGAATAAAAAGAAACAGTACTCAGTAAAGATACAAACACAAGATATGCTTTATGATAGAAATGATAGActgaatttaaaatgtaaaaaatgtttgaaaatttatccTACAATATCCAATTTAAGAAACCACTTCATTAGAGTTCATGCACCTAAAGACTATGAATGTACAATTTGTAAACGGTGTTTTGGTTCAATGGCCTTACTACAATCTCATAAAGATGAAAGTCATGTTACTCTTGTATGTAGTGAATGtggtaaaacatttaataatcgCCATACATTGAAAATGCATGAAATTAGtcactattttaaaatagtttgcAAAGATTGTGGACGGGTCTATAAAAGCCAATCTACATATAAAAAGCATTATgagttaaatatatgtaaacaaATATCTAGAGCTTCACCGTCAGATGCAAAATTCACTTGTGATTATTGCAATAAAAGGTATACTCAGAAAGTAACATTACGAGTTCATATTCAACATGagcatttaaattataaatcacaTGAATGTGAGTGGTGTAAGAAAAGGTTTTGGGCACCAAGCCGATTAAAAGCtcatataattaaacatactcagGATAAAAAATTTCCATGCAATGTCTGTGGTAGGAAGTTTGTTACCAAAGAGTCATTATTGTATCATACAAGATCACATACTGGAGAAAAGCCATATAAATGTGACTACTGTGAACAGAAATTTGTATCAGCATCTCGCAAAGCTGGTCATTTGAAACGTTTTCATGCTGATGCTATATTTCAGTGTACAGTATGCAATCACAAGTATACTACAAAAATCTGTTTAGAAAATCACATGAAAACTcatacagaaaataaatcatGTTTAGAAGATAATGTAATTGAAACAAAGTTAAAACTTCCTGTAGttgaaaatttatactttatgtCTGATGAAGAGCCATTTTGA